A genomic segment from Daphnia carinata strain CSIRO-1 chromosome 1, CSIRO_AGI_Dcar_HiC_V3, whole genome shotgun sequence encodes:
- the LOC130692247 gene encoding outer dynein arm-docking complex subunit 2-like gives MARSRRRRVNCNGRRISQQSTRSISMAMSQTDYVNGHATNNEHQKPEESEESEDDELPILPRQFIPDSELSPQYWFLLKVVKYIKFGSPTATLLALCGLNRYDLALPMCQQALENSEAVDVLINVLEADDHKCKVAALRVLQNMVKIQHFQRLLVMKSGIATVVKLLSEAEPDVRCLAAGTLAHAVNNHRSRMLTRKAGAVPLLVDLLDIQNAPVVMTTDEFNLKAATKQKIQAATAAAKALRSLSYSSSARRDMYLAGGIPLLTRLTLSIGGVYRENPQATSSSLPHHRAPSVASTTIGPRPSVNLKPKSTSRRAMAASVCSDSELDFELLTAVNGVIHQCAADDIFRASVRADMLLGQLLRHMRYDCETLQTLCASTIAHFAEDEANRRVLTQLKATETLVWVLKQGEYLLQMASNYTIPRSRPEDEQPLELQIQIDRPTSHVEEKQVEKPQVNISLLKAVSTAVWKLSLSPEARDRFRQLGIVRIFIRHLNQSTEEVLLPIVSSISVIGTDPESLALLRTERAVPRFVWLLSGNHPGLLSAAALTMANLTADVAALELLETIDAARLLWSLLKHPSPVVQAGAASAIAAFSERSKRAGEVARSLVGGLELLVSLLRAPELEVVTAAAAAVARMATEDETLAVLSDHHVVTLLASLVRHKNRDLKLRVAEAIAECCRWPGNPAQLGQGGGVKPLIGYLRSSHLDLRRAAAKALHQVSSDRENCFILHHHGAVMLLLKLVGCGDVEIQSAAAGCLSNIRNFIHNA, from the exons ATGGCTAGATCGAGGAGGCGAAGAGTTAACTGCAATGGAAGAAGGATTTCGCAGCAGTCCACGAGATCTATTTCAATGGCAATGTCCCAAACTGATTACGTCAATGGCCATGCAACGAACAACGAACATCAAAAACCTGAAGAATCGGAAGAGTCTGAAGACGACGAACTGCCCATTTTGCCCAGGCAATTCATTCCCGATTCAGAACTTTCTCCACAATATTGGTTCCTGCTCAAAGTCGTCAAATACATTAAG TTTGGAAGTCCTACAGCAACGTTATTAGCGCTTTGCGGCTTGAACCGCTACGATCTCGCTCTTCCTATGTGCCAGCAAGCTTTGGAGAATTCGGAGGCAGTTGATGTCCTCATCAACGTTCTGGAAGCTGATGACCACAAGTGTAAAGTGGCTGCCTTAAGAGTATTACAAAATATGGTTAAAATCCAGCATTTCCAGCGCTTGTTAGTCATGAAATCCGGTATCGCTACGGTCGTAAAGCTCCTGTCAGAAGCAGAACCAGACGTCCGGTGTCTGGCCGCCGGTACATTAGCTCACGCTGTTAACAATCATCGTTCCAGAATGCTTACCCGTAAAGCTGGCGCTGTACCTCTGCTG GTAGATTTGTTAGATATCCAAAATGCGCCGGTGGTCATGACAACGGACGAATTCAATTTGAAAGCTGCAACTAAACAGAAAATCCAAGCGGCTACTGCGGCTGCCAAAGCATTAAGATCTTTAAGTTACAGCTCGTCAGCCCGTCGTGATATGTACCTAGCAGGAGGAATTCCGCTTTTGACGAGATTGACTCTGTCCATTGGAGGTGTGTATCGAGAGAACCCACAAGCAACTTCTTCGTCTCTGCCGCACCATCGAGCTCCTTCGGTAGCCAGCACTACCATTGGTCCGCGGCCGTCTGTCAATCTGAAACCAAA GTCAACTAGTAGAAGAGCCATGGCGGCTTCTGTTTGTTCGGATTCCGAGCTGGATTTTGAGCTCCTAACTGCAGTTAATGGAGTCATCCACCAGTGTGCGGCTGAC GATATCTTCCGTGCGTCAGTTAGGGCTGATATGTTACTTGGCCAACTGTTACGCCACATGCGCTACGATTGTGAAACATTGCAAACACTTTGCGCGTCCACCATTGCTCAC TTTGCCGAAGATGAAGCAAATCGCCGGGTTTTGACGCAACTGAAAGCAACAGAAACGCTCGTTTGGGTTCTTAAACAAGGCGAATACCTACTGCAGATGGCCTCCAATTACACCATACCACGTAGCAGACCAGAAGACGAGCAGCCATTAGAACTGCAAATTCAAATCGATCGGCCAACATCTCACGTTGAGGAAAAGCAAGTGGAAAAACCACAAGTTAACATATCGCTGCTAAAGGCTGTTTCAACTGCCGTGTGGAAATTATCTCTCTCGCCGGAAGCTCGTGATCGATTCAGACAGTTGGGCATAGTTCGCATCTTCATTCGTCATTTGAATCAATCTACAGAAGAG GTGCTTTTGCCAATCGTAAGCAGCATTTCAGTGATTGGAACAGATCCAGAGAGCCTAGCCTTACTCCGTACAGAGCGTGCAGTGCCACGTTTTGTCTGGTTGCTCTCTGGTAATCATCCCGGGTTGTTGTCAGCAGCTGCCTTGACCATGGCCAACTTGACGGCTGATGTAGCGGCTTTAGAACTATTGGAAACCATCGATGCCGCCAGACTTTTATGGTCACTACTCAAACATCCATCTCCCGTGGTGCAAGCGGGAGCGGCTTCCGCCATTGCTGCTTTCTCCGAACGTTCAAAA AGAGCGGGGGAAGTAGCTCGTAGTTTGGTCGGCGGACTGGAACTTTTGGTAAGTCTCCTTCGAGCCCCGGAATTAGAAGTGGTGACGGCGGCTGCTGCGGCTGTGGCTCGCATGGCCACCGAAGATGAAACTCTCGCCGTTCTTTCTGACCATCACGTTGTGACTCTACTGGCATCACTAGTTAGACAT AAAAATCGAGATCTAAAGTTACGCGTCGCCGAAGCGATTGCAGAGTGTTGTCGATGGCCAGGTAATCCGGCTCAACTAGGTCAAGGTGGTGGAGTTAAGCCACTTATCGGCTATTTACGATCGAGCCATCTAGATTTAAGAAGGGCGGCAGCTAAAGCTCTTCATCAGGTCTCGTCTGATCGCGAAAATTGTTTCATTCTTCATCATCATGGAGCTGTCATG CTATTGCTGAAATTGGTTGGATGTGGCGACGTTGAAATTCAATCGGCTGCAGCAGGATGTTTAAGTAACATTCGAAATTTCATACACAACGCCTGA